The following are encoded together in the Nocardioides sp. Arc9.136 genome:
- a CDS encoding phage minor head protein, with the protein MAVTARTLRLQRQLNAAVRAITDAQTRDLVRAWVDAWNEIEPDLTAALLEQLTAGDRVTRAQLLRSTRLRKALALVADQLEALTAAAGVRLTGDLRQIVDTAGDAQASVIDSQLPPDSDLLDGLDSWSRVDERQITAIVERSTQQITSLLQPLPAETLDVVRRELIRGVASGSNPRGTAARMVRRAEKAFNGGLGLSRALNIARTETLDAHRAGARLGRMAQADVLRGWQWVSALDTRTCPSCWAQHGSVHPVEEFGPDDHQQGRCTALPLVKPWAELGLDVEEPPSLGPNASDRFESLSSEQQLDVLGPKRYDAWVRGEYPMDSWSQRRSSDGWRDSWGVSPVPQLSGGRAARAA; encoded by the coding sequence ATGGCCGTCACCGCCCGCACCCTCCGCCTCCAGCGGCAGCTCAACGCCGCCGTCCGCGCCATCACCGACGCCCAGACCCGCGACCTCGTCCGCGCCTGGGTCGACGCCTGGAACGAGATCGAGCCCGACCTCACCGCCGCGCTCCTCGAGCAGCTCACCGCCGGCGACCGCGTCACCCGCGCGCAACTGCTCCGCTCCACCCGCCTCCGCAAGGCCCTCGCGCTCGTCGCCGACCAGCTCGAAGCCCTCACCGCAGCCGCCGGCGTCCGCCTCACCGGCGACCTCCGCCAGATCGTCGACACCGCCGGCGACGCGCAGGCCTCCGTCATCGACTCCCAGCTCCCGCCCGACAGCGACCTCCTCGACGGCCTCGACTCCTGGTCCCGCGTCGACGAGCGGCAGATCACCGCGATCGTCGAGCGGTCCACCCAGCAGATCACCTCGCTGCTCCAGCCCCTGCCGGCCGAGACCCTCGACGTCGTACGCCGCGAGCTGATCCGCGGCGTCGCGTCCGGTTCCAACCCCCGTGGGACCGCCGCGCGGATGGTCCGCCGCGCCGAGAAGGCGTTCAACGGCGGCCTCGGCTTGTCCCGGGCGCTGAACATCGCCCGCACCGAGACCCTCGACGCGCACCGCGCCGGCGCCCGCCTCGGCCGCATGGCCCAGGCCGACGTACTCCGCGGCTGGCAGTGGGTCTCCGCGCTCGACACCCGCACCTGCCCGTCGTGCTGGGCACAGCACGGGTCGGTGCACCCGGTCGAGGAGTTCGGGCCCGACGACCACCAGCAGGGCCGTTGCACCGCCCTGCCTCTGGTGAAGCCGTGGGCCGAGCTTGGCCTCGACGTCGAGGAGCCCCCGTCGCTGGGCCCGAACGCCAGCGACCGCTTCGAGAGCCTGTCCTCCGAGCAGCAGCTCGACGTGCTCGGGCCCAAGCGGTACGACGCCTGGGTCCGCGGGGAGTACCCGATGGACTCCTGGTCGCAGCGCCGCAGCAGCGACGGGTGGCGCGACTCCTGGGGCGTCTCGCCCGTGCCTCAGCTCAGCGGCGGCCGCGCCGCGCGCGCTGCCTGA